From the genome of Penaeus monodon isolate SGIC_2016 chromosome 16, NSTDA_Pmon_1, whole genome shotgun sequence, one region includes:
- the LOC119582945 gene encoding netrin-1-like, protein MVLCRHVVVVAVAMAIAGRLSAAAGGGYLKMFEAQHNPPDPCYDDAGARPKKCIPDFINAAFGRSVEASSTCGAPPSRYCVTSHEKGEVNRKCHVCDAEEPARAHPAHYLTDLNNPNNLTCWRSAPVDPLKPENVSLNISLGKKYELTYISLQFCGQKPDSLAIYKSMDYGRTWHPFQFYSSQCRKVYGRQSRLVIGKANEQEALCTDAHLSHNDPLTGSSSSRIAFSTLEGRPSAYDFDSSPVLQDWVTATDIKVVLNRLHPELDEATADNESAAQERYSYAVADLAVGGRCKCNGHASQCIPDKTTGALVCDCAHNTAGRDCEKCKPFHFDRPWGRATSREANECVGQCPSLSRFAPPSLSRNVHDSPGFGR, encoded by the coding sequence ATGGTGTTGTGCAGGCACGTGGTCGTGGTGGCGGTGGCGATGGCGATAGCGGGGCGCCTCAGCGCGGCTGCAGGTGGTGGCTACCTCAAGATGTTTGAGGCTCAGCACAACCCGCCCGACCCGTGCTACGACGACGCGGGCGCGCGGCCCAAGAAGTGCATTCCCGACTTCATCAACGCCGCCTTCGGGCGTTCCGTCGAGGCCTCCAGCACGTGCGGGGCGCCGCCGTCGCGGTACTGCGTGACCTCGCACGAGAAGGGCGAGGTCAACCGCAAGTGCCACGTGTGCGACGCCGAGGAGCCCGCccgcgcccaccccgcccactacCTCACCGACCTCAACAACCCCAACAACCTCACCTGCTGGCGCTCGGCCCCCGTCGACCCCCTCAAGCCCGAGAATGTGTCGCTCAACATCTCCCTGGGAAAGAAGTACGAGCTCACCTACATCAGCCTGCAGTTCTGCGGCCAGAAGCCCGACTCCCTGGCCATCTACAAGTCCATGGACTACGGGCGCACGTGGCACCCGTTCCAGTTCTACTCGTCGCAGTGCCGCAAGGTATACGGGCGCCAGAGCCGCCTGGTGATCGGGAAGGCCAACGAGCAGGAGGCGCTGTGCACGGACGCCCACCTCAGTCACAACGACCCTCTGACCGGCTCGTCCTCGTCCAGGATCGCCTTCAGCACGCTGGAAGGACGACCCTCGGCCTACGACTTCGACTCGTCGCCGGTTTTGCAGGACTGGGTCACCGCCACGGACATCAAGGTGGTTCTGAACCGCTTGCACCCCGAGCTCGACGAGGCCACGGCTGACAACGAAAGTGCCGCCCAGGAGCGCTATAGTTACGCCGTGGCCGACCTGGCTGTTGGCGGCCGTTGCAAATGCAATGGTCATGCCTCCCAGTGCATCCCGGACAAGACCACGGGCGCGCTGGTGTGTGACTGCGCCCACAACACCGCCGGGCGAGACTGCGAAAAGTGCAAACCCTTCCACTTCGACCGACCGTGGGGACGCGCCACGTCCCGAGAGGCCAACGAGTGTGTAGGTCAGTGTCCAAGTCTCTCGCGTTTCGCCCCGCCGAGTCTGTCTCGGAATGTGCATGATTCTCCTGGTTTCGGTCGATAG